A stretch of the Gemmatimonadaceae bacterium genome encodes the following:
- a CDS encoding carbamate kinase yields the protein MTPEQAVTPGVAVIALGGNALAPAGERSTIHDQFRHTRESLGAIVDLALDGWKLCVVHGNGPQVGDELMRNEAARAEIDPLPLGVLVAATAGWIGYMIQQSLENALRRAGADRAVATVITQVQVAPDDPALTAPTKFIGHALDEERARRLAHAGVAVKQDARGHWRRVVGSPRPLAIHEIGVIARLVESGTIVVACGGGGAPIYPDRVLGWEGVDAVIDKDLAAAVLARDLGASLLLILTDVDAVYADFGTPAQRALRTLSIAEADALDRAGAFGEGSMAPKVRAAMDFVRRTGGRAIITELSRGREAVRGEAGTTITLESP from the coding sequence GTGACGCCGGAACAGGCCGTTACACCCGGCGTCGCGGTCATCGCGTTAGGCGGCAACGCGCTCGCACCGGCGGGCGAGCGCTCGACCATCCACGACCAGTTCCGCCACACGCGGGAGAGCCTCGGCGCCATCGTCGATCTGGCGCTCGACGGTTGGAAGCTGTGCGTCGTGCACGGCAACGGCCCGCAGGTGGGCGACGAGCTGATGCGCAACGAAGCGGCGCGGGCGGAGATCGACCCGCTTCCGTTAGGCGTCCTCGTCGCCGCGACGGCGGGCTGGATCGGCTACATGATCCAGCAGTCGCTGGAGAACGCGCTCCGCCGCGCCGGCGCCGACCGCGCCGTGGCAACCGTCATCACCCAGGTGCAGGTCGCGCCCGACGATCCGGCGCTCACCGCGCCCACCAAGTTCATCGGCCACGCACTCGACGAGGAACGCGCACGCCGCCTCGCCCATGCCGGCGTCGCTGTCAAGCAGGATGCGCGCGGGCACTGGCGGCGCGTCGTGGGCAGTCCACGGCCGCTCGCGATTCACGAGATCGGTGTCATCGCCCGACTGGTCGAGTCCGGCACGATCGTCGTCGCGTGCGGCGGCGGCGGCGCACCCATTTATCCGGACCGCGTGCTCGGATGGGAAGGCGTGGATGCGGTGATCGACAAGGATCTCGCCGCCGCCGTGCTTGCGCGCGATCTCGGCGCCAGCTTGCTGCTCATCCTAACGGACGTCGACGCCGTGTATGCGGACTTCGGCACGCCCGCGCAGCGCGCGCTGCGAACGCTGTCGATCGCCGAAGCCGACGCACTCGATCGCGCCGGCGCGTTCGGCGAAGGCAGCATGGCGCCCAAGGTGCGCGCCGCGATGGATTTCGTGCGACGAACCGGAGGGCGCGCTATCATTACGGAGCTCAGTCGCGGACGCGAAGCGGTACGCGGCGAGGCAGGAACGACGATCACATTGGAGAGTCCGTGA
- the sucC gene encoding ADP-forming succinate--CoA ligase subunit beta: MNIHEYQAKDIFRRYGIPVPPGDVATTPDEAERIARAYGTGVVVKAQVHAGGRGKAGGVKLAKTPADARAAAQQIIGMQIKGLTVPKVLVTPAADIASEAYAGVIVDRGSKRAVFMVSPAGGIEIEEVAATMPDKIMRLAVDPRYGLLPFEATRLGFFLYKNARLARDASKILRQLWQAFTGSGGSLAEINPLAVTTGGDLLALDAKMVIDDNELDRRPDIAALRDETAENPSELAARRANLTFIKLDGNVGCVVNGAGLAMATMDLVKYYGGEPANFLDIGGSSNPEKVINALKIITRDPNVKAILFNIFGGITRTDDVANGIVAATRDAPLNVPMVIRLTGTNEEIAVQILQEHGFSAMTDMDEAVQKAVRLATGGKAA; this comes from the coding sequence GTGAACATTCACGAATACCAGGCCAAAGACATTTTCCGCCGCTACGGAATTCCCGTTCCGCCCGGCGATGTGGCAACGACACCCGATGAGGCCGAGCGTATTGCGCGCGCATACGGCACCGGCGTCGTCGTGAAAGCGCAAGTGCACGCCGGTGGCCGAGGCAAGGCAGGGGGCGTCAAGCTCGCGAAAACGCCCGCCGATGCACGCGCCGCGGCGCAGCAGATCATCGGCATGCAGATCAAGGGACTCACCGTGCCCAAGGTGCTGGTCACGCCGGCCGCCGACATCGCGAGCGAAGCCTACGCCGGCGTGATCGTGGATCGCGGATCGAAGCGCGCGGTGTTCATGGTGAGCCCCGCCGGCGGCATCGAGATCGAAGAAGTTGCCGCCACGATGCCCGACAAGATCATGCGGCTCGCCGTGGATCCTCGCTATGGACTGCTGCCGTTCGAAGCGACGCGGCTCGGTTTCTTCCTCTACAAGAATGCGAGGCTGGCGCGCGACGCATCGAAGATTCTGCGCCAGCTCTGGCAGGCGTTCACCGGAAGCGGGGGATCGCTGGCCGAGATCAATCCGTTAGCCGTGACCACCGGCGGCGACTTGCTCGCGCTCGATGCGAAGATGGTGATCGACGACAACGAGCTCGATCGGCGTCCCGACATCGCGGCGCTGCGCGACGAAACCGCCGAGAATCCCAGCGAGCTCGCGGCGCGGCGCGCGAACCTCACGTTCATCAAGTTGGATGGCAACGTGGGCTGCGTCGTGAACGGCGCCGGACTCGCCATGGCGACGATGGATCTCGTCAAATACTACGGCGGCGAGCCCGCGAACTTCCTCGACATCGGCGGGTCGTCCAACCCCGAGAAAGTAATCAACGCGCTCAAGATCATCACGCGCGATCCGAACGTGAAAGCGATCCTGTTCAACATCTTCGGCGGCATCACACGCACGGACGACGTGGCGAACGGTATCGTCGCCGCGACGCGCGATGCGCCGCTCAACGTACCGATGGTGATTCGCCTAACAGGCACCAACGAGGAAATCGCCGTACAGATCCTGCAGGAGCACGGATTCAGCGCGATGACCGACATGGACGAAGCCGTGCAGAAAGCCGTACGGTTGGCGACGGGAGGGAAGGCGGCGTGA
- the sucD gene encoding succinate--CoA ligase subunit alpha, giving the protein MSIFIDRNTKLVVQGITGRDGSFHAKQMLEYGTCVVAGVTPGKGGQTFENSVPVFDTVADAVAATGANTSVIYVPPPFAADAMMEAADSGISLIVCITEGVPVLDMTRVYPYVQDRKARLIGPNCPGLITPGMSKVGIIPGRICTPGHVGVVSRSGTLTYEVVYQLTRAGIGQSTCVGIGGDPINGTSFIDCLQAFEADPDTRAVAMMGEIGGTDEQQAAEFVRAHMSKPVVGFIAGQTAPPGRRMGHAGAIISGSAGTAAEKVEAFKSAGMGVAQRPVDFVPLLKERL; this is encoded by the coding sequence GTGAGCATTTTCATCGATCGAAACACGAAGCTGGTGGTGCAGGGCATCACCGGCCGCGACGGTTCATTCCACGCAAAGCAGATGCTCGAGTACGGCACCTGCGTCGTGGCCGGCGTCACGCCGGGCAAGGGCGGCCAAACGTTCGAGAACAGCGTGCCGGTGTTCGACACCGTGGCCGATGCGGTCGCCGCCACGGGCGCGAATACGTCGGTGATCTACGTGCCGCCGCCGTTCGCCGCCGACGCCATGATGGAAGCCGCCGATTCCGGCATCTCGCTCATCGTCTGCATCACCGAGGGCGTGCCGGTGTTGGACATGACGCGGGTGTATCCCTACGTGCAGGATCGCAAGGCGCGACTGATCGGGCCTAACTGTCCCGGACTCATCACGCCCGGCATGAGCAAGGTCGGAATCATACCCGGTCGCATCTGCACGCCGGGACACGTCGGCGTCGTGAGCCGGTCGGGCACGCTCACCTACGAAGTCGTGTACCAACTCACGCGCGCGGGGATCGGGCAGAGCACGTGCGTCGGTATCGGCGGCGATCCGATCAACGGGACGAGCTTCATCGACTGCCTCCAGGCGTTCGAGGCGGATCCCGACACGAGAGCCGTCGCGATGATGGGTGAGATCGGCGGCACCGATGAGCAGCAGGCGGCGGAGTTCGTGCGTGCGCACATGTCCAAACCGGTGGTCGGATTCATCGCCGGACAGACCGCACCGCCGGGACGTCGCATGGGACACGCCGGCGCAATCATTTCCGGTTCGGCAGGAACGGCAGCGGAGAAGGTGGAGGCATTCAAGTCCGCGGGGATGGGCGTGGCCCAACGGCCCGTGGACTTCGTTCCGCTGCTCAAAGAACGGCTGTGA
- a CDS encoding CBS domain-containing protein: MKLSDLVRVERVVTPLDATTLEAAALVLVERITGAGVVDDPAKLRSRVEEGRGEDIVMLGDRAFLTHYRTDAVLELVVAVGVAASPIPRDAQDAESQQARLIVLIVAPPRQAARYLQVLGAFSRLLSRADVVEAWLAAQTPAEIAGLAALGEIEITPHLAVRDVMTIRPHTTRPEVVLRDAAREMVRAGVGGLPVVDADGMLVGMLSERELMRHMLVNAAFFGGGRGAHGESVRHAGGADHTRRTVRDVMTRQVLCVSPDQPLAEVASVMSNKDVERVPVVRDGRLVGFLTRGDIVRKLIGS, from the coding sequence GTGAAGCTTTCGGATCTCGTCCGCGTCGAGCGTGTGGTGACGCCTCTCGATGCAACAACGCTCGAGGCGGCGGCGTTGGTGCTCGTCGAGCGCATCACCGGCGCCGGCGTGGTCGACGATCCGGCAAAGCTGCGCAGTCGCGTCGAGGAAGGGCGCGGCGAAGACATCGTGATGCTCGGGGATCGCGCGTTCCTGACGCACTACCGTACCGATGCCGTGCTCGAGCTCGTCGTCGCCGTCGGCGTCGCTGCGTCGCCGATTCCGCGCGACGCGCAGGACGCCGAGTCGCAGCAGGCGCGGCTGATCGTGCTCATCGTCGCTCCGCCGCGCCAAGCCGCGCGCTATCTCCAAGTGCTCGGCGCGTTCTCGCGGTTGTTGTCGCGAGCCGACGTCGTCGAAGCGTGGCTCGCCGCCCAGACGCCCGCGGAGATCGCCGGCCTGGCTGCGTTAGGCGAGATCGAAATCACACCGCACCTCGCGGTCCGCGACGTGATGACCATCCGGCCGCACACCACGCGTCCGGAAGTCGTCCTGCGCGACGCGGCGCGCGAAATGGTGCGGGCGGGCGTCGGCGGACTGCCGGTGGTCGATGCCGATGGGATGCTGGTCGGGATGCTGAGCGAGCGCGAGCTCATGCGGCACATGCTGGTCAACGCCGCATTCTTCGGCGGCGGCCGCGGCGCGCACGGCGAATCGGTGCGACACGCCGGCGGCGCGGATCATACGCGGCGCACGGTGCGCGACGTGATGACGCGCCAGGTGCTCTGCGTGTCGCCCGATCAACCGTTAGCCGAAGTCGCTTCGGTGATGTCCAACAAAGACGTCGAACGCGTGCCCGTGGTGCGGGACGGCCGCCTGGTCGGCTTCCTCACGCGCGGCGACATCGTTCGCAAACTCATAGGATCGTGA
- the ndk gene encoding nucleoside-diphosphate kinase, which yields MAGTRTLTIIKPDAFGAGKTGKIIAHLEAAGFKIRAARVLHLTQAQAEAFYAVHRERPFFAPLVRFMTSGLCMPMVLQRADAVAMLRSAIGATDPAEAAAGTVRKLYAESKERNAIHASDSDENAEREAAFFFAEADRI from the coding sequence ATGGCTGGGACGCGTACGCTGACGATCATCAAGCCTGACGCCTTCGGCGCGGGGAAGACGGGAAAGATCATTGCCCATCTGGAAGCAGCCGGCTTCAAGATTCGCGCGGCGCGCGTGCTGCACCTCACGCAAGCGCAAGCCGAGGCGTTCTACGCGGTCCATCGCGAGCGGCCGTTTTTCGCGCCGCTCGTGCGGTTCATGACGTCAGGCCTGTGCATGCCGATGGTGCTCCAGCGCGCGGACGCCGTTGCCATGCTGCGCTCGGCGATCGGTGCGACCGATCCCGCCGAAGCGGCCGCCGGCACCGTGCGCAAGCTTTACGCGGAGTCCAAGGAGCGGAACGCGATCCACGCATCCGACTCCGACGAGAATGCGGAGCGGGAGGCGGCGTTCTTTTTCGCCGAGGCGGATCGCATCTAG
- a CDS encoding DUF177 domain-containing protein, which produces MLCYDIREVERQAVRVDGDLELDDPIWTEGDVRPATPAHATGRLSRAGTGRYYWSGRIEARAVTACRRCLKDVSSSVSEEVHVLFVEPGDEVADDPDTYRIPPHAQNIDLRPAVREQWMLAAPEYVLCRDDCRGLCARCGADLNAAPCSCPPDTDSRWTALAAARRASP; this is translated from the coding sequence ATGCTGTGCTACGACATTCGCGAGGTGGAGCGGCAAGCCGTCCGCGTCGACGGGGACTTGGAGCTGGACGACCCGATCTGGACCGAGGGTGACGTGCGACCCGCTACGCCAGCCCACGCCACCGGCCGTTTGTCCCGCGCCGGGACTGGGCGCTACTACTGGAGCGGTCGCATCGAAGCCCGGGCAGTCACAGCCTGCCGGCGCTGTCTGAAGGATGTCTCCAGCTCCGTGTCAGAAGAGGTCCACGTCCTGTTCGTCGAACCAGGCGATGAAGTGGCCGACGATCCAGACACGTATCGCATTCCGCCGCATGCCCAGAACATCGACCTTCGCCCAGCGGTTCGCGAGCAGTGGATGCTCGCCGCGCCGGAGTACGTCCTCTGCCGCGACGATTGCCGCGGCCTGTGCGCCCGGTGCGGAGCCGATCTCAATGCAGCGCCGTGCTCGTGTCCGCCGGACACTGACTCACGCTGGACCGCGCTCGCCGCGGCCCGCCGGGCCTCGCCCTGA
- the rpmF gene encoding 50S ribosomal protein L32 → MAVPKRRTSKRKKRARNTHKAAAPIALQACPRCQSMKRPHHVCPECGYYAGEQRVEAREA, encoded by the coding sequence ATGGCCGTCCCCAAGCGACGTACATCGAAGCGGAAAAAGCGCGCGCGTAACACGCACAAGGCAGCTGCTCCGATTGCGCTCCAGGCGTGTCCGCGCTGCCAGAGCATGAAGCGCCCGCACCATGTCTGTCCCGAGTGCGGTTACTACGCCGGCGAGCAGCGGGTCGAGGCCAGGGAAGCATAG
- the plsX gene encoding phosphate acyltransferase PlsX translates to MARIALDAMGGDRAPEAPIAGALLALAELDGAHSIQLVGRTDDVAAELNKQLGAATSLPSGLRDRITIVEAADVIEMSEKPTAAIRSKPNSSMAVGLKLHATGKADAFVSAGNTGAQMAASVFLLKLHAGLTRPAIATTFPTQRNPVVVLDAGANVDCSAEELVQFARLGAVYAEDILDRANPAVGLLSIGEEPEKGNAAVKDAHKLLEATDLNFAGNVEGRDILTGGSSRGSIDVVVCDGFVGNVVLKFYESVPGMIMSMMTKGGVPKDVLAKIFKGFDYSDYGGAPLLGVKGVSIISHGSSSPRAIKNAIGVALRAVERRMVEHIGRRLDASAVPQS, encoded by the coding sequence TTGGCACGCATCGCGTTGGATGCGATGGGCGGCGATCGCGCCCCCGAAGCGCCGATCGCCGGCGCCCTGCTCGCACTGGCCGAGCTCGACGGCGCACACTCGATTCAACTCGTCGGCCGCACCGATGACGTCGCGGCGGAGTTGAACAAACAGCTCGGCGCCGCGACGTCGCTGCCATCGGGACTTCGCGATCGCATCACGATCGTCGAGGCGGCCGATGTCATCGAGATGTCCGAAAAGCCGACCGCGGCCATTCGTTCCAAGCCGAACAGCTCGATGGCCGTTGGCCTCAAGCTGCACGCGACGGGCAAGGCGGATGCCTTCGTCTCCGCCGGCAACACCGGCGCGCAGATGGCGGCATCGGTGTTTCTGCTCAAGCTCCACGCGGGCCTAACGAGACCGGCCATCGCCACCACCTTTCCGACCCAGCGCAATCCCGTCGTCGTCCTCGACGCCGGCGCCAACGTCGACTGCTCGGCCGAAGAACTGGTGCAGTTCGCACGGTTAGGCGCCGTGTACGCCGAAGACATCCTCGATCGCGCCAATCCCGCGGTGGGATTGCTGAGCATCGGCGAAGAGCCGGAAAAGGGCAATGCCGCCGTCAAGGATGCGCACAAGCTGCTCGAGGCGACGGACCTCAACTTCGCCGGCAACGTCGAAGGCCGCGACATTCTCACCGGCGGCAGCAGCCGCGGCTCGATCGATGTCGTCGTCTGCGACGGCTTCGTCGGCAACGTCGTGCTCAAGTTCTACGAGTCGGTGCCGGGCATGATCATGTCGATGATGACCAAGGGCGGCGTGCCGAAGGATGTCCTGGCCAAGATCTTCAAGGGCTTCGACTACTCCGACTACGGCGGCGCGCCGCTGTTAGGCGTGAAGGGCGTGAGCATCATCTCGCACGGCAGCTCCTCGCCGCGCGCCATCAAGAATGCGATCGGGGTCGCTCTGCGCGCCGTGGAGCGCCGCATGGTCGAGCACATCGGCCGCCGGCTCGACGCCAGCGCGGTGCCCCAATCATGA
- a CDS encoding beta-ketoacyl-ACP synthase III, translating to MTRPLVEIAAIGHFAPERILRNHEFAAMGLETSHEWIVERTGICERHIAGPNDSTASMAANASRMAMERAGVGASELDTIILSTATPDRLLPATAVDLQAELAADRAAAFDIGAACSGFLYGLTVAEGLISAGSAQTVLVAASEKMSAILDWTDRSTCVLFGDAAGAAVVRPARNGKGILSTFMRSDGRLADLLYRPHGGASVPMSAEVLAQRTHLVKMSGRETFKHAVRMMCEAADRALENAHLDASSIDLMVPHQANVRIIEATAKHAGIPMDKVFVNVGRYGNTSSASIPISLDEAITAGRIREGMTVLLVAFGAGFTWGSMVIRF from the coding sequence ATGACGCGGCCCCTCGTCGAAATCGCCGCCATCGGGCACTTCGCGCCCGAGCGCATTCTGCGCAACCACGAGTTTGCCGCCATGGGACTCGAGACGAGCCACGAGTGGATCGTCGAACGCACCGGCATCTGCGAGCGCCACATCGCCGGGCCCAACGACAGCACCGCGAGCATGGCGGCGAACGCGTCGCGCATGGCCATGGAGCGCGCAGGCGTCGGCGCATCGGAGCTCGATACCATCATCCTCTCGACGGCAACGCCCGACCGCCTCCTGCCCGCGACAGCCGTCGACCTGCAGGCGGAGCTCGCGGCCGACCGGGCCGCGGCCTTCGACATCGGCGCCGCCTGTTCGGGGTTCCTCTACGGCCTAACGGTCGCCGAAGGGCTCATCTCCGCCGGCAGCGCCCAGACCGTGCTCGTCGCCGCCTCGGAAAAGATGAGCGCCATTCTCGACTGGACCGACCGTAGCACCTGCGTGCTCTTCGGCGATGCGGCCGGCGCAGCCGTCGTGCGGCCGGCGCGCAACGGCAAAGGCATCCTGTCGACGTTCATGCGCTCCGACGGCCGGCTCGCCGATCTGCTCTACCGCCCGCACGGCGGCGCCAGCGTCCCCATGTCGGCCGAGGTGCTCGCCCAACGGACGCACCTCGTGAAGATGTCGGGACGCGAAACGTTCAAGCACGCCGTGCGCATGATGTGCGAAGCAGCCGATCGCGCCCTCGAGAACGCCCACCTGGATGCCTCGAGCATCGACCTCATGGTGCCGCACCAGGCCAACGTCCGGATCATCGAAGCGACGGCCAAACACGCCGGCATCCCGATGGACAAGGTGTTCGTGAACGTCGGCCGCTACGGCAACACGTCGTCGGCGTCGATCCCGATTTCGCTCGACGAAGCGATCACCGCGGGACGCATCCGCGAGGGGATGACGGTGCTGCTCGTCGCGTTCGGCGCCGGATTCACGTGGGGTTCGATGGTCATCCGGTTCTAA
- the fabD gene encoding ACP S-malonyltransferase yields the protein MDLILLFPGQGSQKPGMGKDLADAFPAARAVFDEADRSLGIPLSKLCFEGPDDQLTSTQNAQPALLAHGAAAWALIRERAAPHVRAAAGHSLGEFTAYHAAASLSLANALRIVRTRGELMFKSGVERPGAMAAILGLGEHDVERVCSTVCAEGGVVVPANYNTPEQLVISGEIDAVERAMALAKDAGAKRAIRLKVSGAFHSPLMEVAAAGLERALDGAAMRAPSFPVSSNVSADPVCDAAAAKALLVQQLTSPVRWTALVQRLAADHPGAVFLELGPGTVLSNLVKRIVPGAETLPCGTVADVNALLERLA from the coding sequence ATGGACTTGATTCTGCTCTTCCCCGGCCAGGGATCTCAGAAGCCGGGCATGGGGAAGGACCTCGCCGACGCCTTCCCCGCGGCGCGCGCCGTGTTCGATGAGGCGGACCGCTCGTTGGGCATCCCGCTGTCGAAGCTGTGCTTCGAGGGACCCGACGATCAACTCACATCCACGCAGAATGCCCAACCGGCGCTGCTGGCGCACGGCGCGGCAGCGTGGGCGCTGATTCGGGAGCGCGCAGCGCCGCACGTCCGTGCCGCCGCCGGACACTCGTTGGGCGAATTCACCGCCTATCACGCCGCCGCTTCGCTCTCGCTCGCCAACGCACTGCGCATCGTCCGTACACGCGGCGAGCTCATGTTCAAGAGCGGCGTCGAGCGGCCCGGCGCCATGGCCGCAATCCTCGGACTCGGCGAGCACGACGTGGAACGCGTGTGCAGCACGGTGTGCGCCGAAGGCGGCGTCGTGGTGCCAGCCAACTACAACACGCCCGAACAGCTCGTCATCTCCGGCGAGATCGACGCCGTAGAACGCGCGATGGCGCTCGCGAAAGACGCCGGAGCCAAGCGCGCCATTCGCCTCAAGGTGAGCGGCGCATTCCATTCGCCGCTCATGGAAGTTGCCGCCGCCGGACTCGAGCGTGCGCTCGATGGCGCCGCCATGCGCGCGCCTTCCTTTCCCGTCTCATCCAACGTCAGCGCAGACCCCGTGTGCGACGCCGCGGCGGCCAAGGCGCTCCTCGTGCAACAGCTGACGTCTCCCGTGCGTTGGACCGCGCTCGTGCAACGATTGGCGGCCGATCATCCCGGCGCCGTGTTCCTGGAGCTCGGACCGGGCACGGTGCTCTCGAACCTCGTGAAGCGAATCGTGCCTGGCGCGGAAACGCTGCCGTGCGGCACGGTCGCCGATGTGAACGCACTCCTCGAGCGACTCGCATGA
- the fabG gene encoding 3-oxoacyl-[acyl-carrier-protein] reductase has product MISIDLTGRTALVTGGTRGIGLEIATSLARAGAAVAIAGRDADRAAQAAAAIGTGTHGFAADLGQPGDAQRLVEQAEHALGSLDILVNNAGLTRDNVLVRLKDEDWDAVIDTNLRGAFAATRAAARGMMKRRWGRIINITSVVGITGNKGQANYAASKAGLIGLTKSVAKELASRNVLANAIAPGFIDTDMTKALTPDAREQLSAQIPLGRLGTPADIAGLVAFLASEHASYITGHVFVVDGGMVM; this is encoded by the coding sequence ATGATCAGCATCGACCTCACCGGGCGGACGGCACTCGTCACCGGCGGCACGCGCGGCATCGGCCTCGAGATCGCGACGTCGCTCGCGCGCGCGGGCGCAGCCGTCGCGATCGCCGGACGCGATGCGGATCGCGCCGCGCAGGCCGCGGCAGCGATCGGCACCGGCACCCATGGATTCGCCGCCGATCTCGGCCAGCCAGGCGATGCCCAACGATTGGTGGAGCAGGCAGAACACGCGTTGGGCTCGTTGGACATCCTCGTCAACAACGCCGGCCTCACGCGCGACAACGTGCTCGTGCGGCTCAAAGACGAAGACTGGGATGCGGTGATCGACACCAACCTTCGCGGCGCGTTCGCCGCCACCCGCGCCGCGGCGCGCGGCATGATGAAGCGCCGCTGGGGGCGCATCATCAACATCACCAGCGTGGTCGGCATTACCGGAAACAAAGGGCAGGCCAACTACGCCGCGAGCAAGGCGGGTCTCATCGGTTTGACGAAGTCGGTCGCCAAAGAGCTCGCCTCACGCAACGTGCTGGCCAACGCCATTGCACCGGGATTCATCGACACCGACATGACGAAGGCGCTCACGCCGGATGCGCGTGAGCAGTTGTCCGCCCAGATTCCACTGGGCCGGCTCGGCACACCGGCCGACATCGCGGGACTCGTCGCGTTCCTCGCATCGGAGCATGCGTCGTACATCACGGGACACGTGTTCGTGGTGGACGGCGGCATGGTCATGTAG
- a CDS encoding acyl carrier protein, translating to MADLEEKVKEIIAKELGVEREKLTNDASFMEDLGADSLDTVELVMEFEKEFNIDIPDEDAEKLRTVGDAMNYLKTKVKE from the coding sequence ATGGCGGATCTCGAGGAGAAGGTCAAGGAAATCATCGCCAAGGAGCTCGGCGTCGAGCGCGAAAAGCTCACCAACGACGCGAGCTTCATGGAGGATCTGGGGGCGGACAGCCTGGATACGGTCGAGCTGGTGATGGAGTTCGAGAAGGAGTTCAACATCGACATTCCCGACGAAGATGCGGAGAAGTTGCGGACCGTTGGCGATGCGATGAACTACCTCAAGACCAAGGTCAAGGAGTAG
- the fabF gene encoding beta-ketoacyl-ACP synthase II: MAKRRVVVTGLGAVTPVGNDVATTWRALLDGKSGAGPITKFDPERFAVRFACEVKNFDPLQYMDRKEVKRSDLFTQYAVAAAAQAMHDAGLDNGAQYDPDRLGVIIASGIGGLKTFEEQHDNFRERGPDKVSAFFIPMFISDIAAGIVSMQFNARGPNYATVSACASSAHAVGEAFRTIQYGDADLMIAGGAEATVSPMAISGFANMKALSERNDEPETASRPFDATRDGFVMGEGSAAVVLEELEHARKRGARIHAEIVGYGATADAYHLTAPSPNGEGAQRAMRRALHDASLTPEEVRYVNAHGTSTPANDLNETRAIKAVFDEAVQGLNVSSTKSCTGHMLGAAGAVEFVASALTVRDGRIPPTINYRTPDPECDLDYTPNTAIERDVSAALSNSFGFGGHNVTLAVKRFED; encoded by the coding sequence GTGGCGAAGCGGAGGGTCGTCGTCACCGGCCTAGGGGCCGTGACGCCCGTCGGCAACGACGTGGCGACGACGTGGCGCGCCCTCCTCGATGGAAAATCGGGCGCGGGACCGATCACCAAGTTCGATCCCGAGCGCTTTGCGGTGCGGTTCGCGTGCGAGGTCAAGAATTTCGATCCGCTGCAGTACATGGATCGCAAGGAGGTGAAGCGGTCCGATCTCTTCACGCAGTACGCGGTAGCCGCTGCCGCGCAGGCGATGCACGACGCCGGGTTGGACAACGGGGCGCAGTACGATCCCGATCGGTTAGGCGTGATCATTGCCAGCGGCATCGGCGGCCTCAAGACGTTCGAAGAGCAGCACGACAACTTCCGCGAGCGCGGTCCCGACAAGGTATCCGCGTTCTTCATCCCGATGTTCATCTCGGACATCGCCGCGGGCATTGTGAGCATGCAGTTCAACGCGCGCGGGCCGAACTACGCGACGGTGTCGGCGTGCGCATCGAGCGCGCACGCGGTCGGCGAAGCGTTCCGCACCATTCAATACGGCGACGCCGACCTCATGATCGCCGGCGGCGCCGAGGCCACCGTCTCGCCGATGGCGATCAGCGGCTTCGCGAACATGAAGGCGCTGTCCGAACGCAACGATGAGCCGGAGACCGCGTCGCGCCCGTTTGACGCGACGCGCGACGGTTTCGTGATGGGCGAAGGGTCGGCGGCGGTGGTGCTCGAAGAATTGGAGCATGCCAGGAAGCGCGGCGCCCGCATCCACGCCGAGATCGTCGGCTACGGGGCGACCGCGGACGCGTACCATCTCACGGCGCCATCGCCTAACGGCGAAGGCGCGCAGCGCGCCATGCGCCGCGCGCTGCACGACGCGTCGCTCACGCCGGAGGAGGTGCGCTACGTCAACGCGCACGGCACATCCACGCCGGCCAACGATCTCAACGAAACACGGGCCATCAAGGCCGTGTTCGACGAAGCGGTGCAGGGACTCAACGTGAGCTCCACCAAGTCCTGCACCGGCCACATGCTCGGCGCCGCGGGCGCGGTCGAATTCGTCGCCAGTGCCCTCACGGTGCGCGATGGGCGGATTCCGCCCACCATCAACTACCGGACGCCGGATCCCGAGTGCGATCTGGATTACACGCCTAACACGGCGATCGAGCGCGACGTCTCCGCCGCGCTGTCCAACAGCTTCGGGTTCGGCGGACACAACGTCACGCTGGCTGTGAAGCGCTTCGAAGACTGA